One genomic region from Sphingobacterium sp. UGAL515B_05 encodes:
- a CDS encoding dipeptidase has protein sequence MQNIKEYVEANKQRFLDELFDLLRLPSVSADPKFKGDVEKTAEFVAQKLREAGADNVEVCPTAGNPIVYGEKIIDPALPTVLTYGHYDVQPADPYELWDTPPFEPTVRDGKIYARGSADDKGQFYMHVKAFEYMIKNDALACNIKFMIEGEEEVGSVNLGTFVKENTERLKADVIVISDTSMISMAQPSLETGLRGLSYVEVEVTGPNRDLHSGVYGGAVANPATILAKLIASLHDENNHIAIPGFYDDVVELTAEERKALNEAPFDIEEYKTDLGIQNIWGEKGYTTLERTGIRPTLEVNGIWGGYIGEGAKTVLPSKANAKISMRLVPNQNSHRITELFKKHFESIAPDYVKVEVKPHHGGEPVVTPTDSVAYKAAEKALHDTFGVKPIPTRGGGSIPIVALFEEVLGLKTVLLGFGLDSDNLHSPNEKYGIENYLMGISTIPLFHKYYAELSK, from the coding sequence ATGCAAAACATTAAAGAATATGTAGAAGCAAACAAGCAACGTTTTTTGGATGAGTTGTTTGATTTATTGCGTTTACCATCAGTAAGTGCCGATCCTAAATTTAAAGGAGATGTCGAAAAGACTGCTGAATTTGTTGCTCAGAAATTGCGTGAAGCCGGAGCCGACAATGTAGAAGTTTGTCCTACCGCTGGTAATCCAATCGTTTATGGAGAAAAAATCATCGATCCGGCACTTCCTACAGTGTTGACATATGGTCATTACGACGTACAACCTGCTGATCCATATGAGTTGTGGGATACCCCTCCTTTCGAACCGACAGTCCGTGATGGCAAAATCTATGCACGTGGGTCTGCCGATGATAAAGGTCAGTTTTACATGCATGTAAAAGCCTTCGAATACATGATTAAAAATGATGCATTAGCATGCAACATCAAATTTATGATTGAAGGAGAAGAGGAAGTAGGCTCGGTCAATTTGGGTACCTTCGTAAAAGAAAATACTGAAAGACTGAAAGCCGATGTTATTGTGATTTCTGATACATCGATGATCAGCATGGCCCAACCATCGTTAGAAACTGGCTTACGTGGACTTTCTTATGTTGAAGTTGAAGTCACGGGGCCTAATAGAGATTTACACTCCGGCGTATATGGTGGAGCAGTAGCCAATCCGGCGACGATATTGGCAAAACTGATTGCATCATTACATGACGAAAATAATCATATCGCTATCCCTGGGTTTTATGATGATGTTGTCGAATTGACGGCTGAAGAACGTAAAGCATTAAATGAAGCACCTTTTGACATTGAAGAATACAAAACCGACCTGGGTATCCAAAATATCTGGGGAGAAAAAGGTTACACGACATTGGAACGCACCGGTATTCGACCAACCTTAGAAGTAAATGGCATTTGGGGTGGTTATATCGGTGAAGGCGCCAAAACGGTATTACCTTCAAAAGCGAATGCAAAAATTTCAATGCGTCTTGTACCTAACCAAAACTCGCACCGTATTACGGAGCTTTTCAAAAAACATTTTGAATCTATTGCACCAGATTATGTGAAAGTAGAGGTTAAACCTCATCATGGTGGTGAGCCTGTCGTCACACCGACCGACAGTGTTGCGTACAAAGCGGCAGAAAAAGCCCTCCATGACACCTTTGGTGTTAAACCTATTCCAACGCGCGGTGGTGGTTCGATCCCAATCGTCGCTCTTTTTGAAGAAGTATTGGGTTTAAAGACTGTACTCTTGGGCTTCGGACTAGATAGTGACAACCTACATTCTCCAAATGAAAAGTATGGTATTGAAAATTACCTTATGGGCATATCAACAATTCCTTTATTTCATAAATATTACGCGGAACTAAGCAAATAA
- a CDS encoding LysR family transcriptional regulator has protein sequence MDFDFRLIVFYTAAQHLNFTKTASALFISQPAVSKNIQELEKKLGVPLFERKGNNLNLTDSGQILYKYAQQIINLYNQAGQEIQELQEGRKGNLVLGASTTISQYVLPALLADFLSQYPNNRIQSFQSNSRSIEEQLIDKTLDLGITEGSTDNRALKYIPFMKDELVLVTNSQNPLLAQLKNPILSDITRLPLVLREQGSGTRTIIENALKDKSINLSEVQIEMILPSTESIKGYLARRNSFAFLSIHTVQKEVLNNLLTIVDIPQLTIERYFYFTHLYGGLAGTPNQFLQFCLRQNFKL, from the coding sequence ATGGATTTTGATTTTCGTTTAATTGTATTTTACACTGCGGCTCAGCACCTTAATTTCACCAAAACGGCCTCGGCCCTTTTCATCTCACAACCAGCTGTAAGCAAAAACATCCAGGAACTAGAGAAGAAACTTGGTGTACCACTCTTCGAAAGAAAGGGCAACAATCTTAATTTAACCGATTCAGGTCAAATTCTCTATAAATATGCCCAACAGATTATCAATCTGTATAACCAGGCGGGCCAGGAAATACAGGAGTTGCAGGAAGGGCGAAAAGGAAATCTGGTCTTAGGAGCCAGCACAACCATTTCCCAATATGTTTTACCTGCTCTGCTTGCCGATTTTCTATCCCAATATCCCAACAACCGTATCCAGTCTTTTCAATCCAATAGCCGCAGTATTGAGGAACAGCTTATCGACAAAACATTGGATTTAGGTATCACGGAGGGATCTACCGACAACCGGGCGCTGAAATACATTCCTTTTATGAAGGATGAGCTAGTTCTGGTCACAAATAGCCAAAACCCACTATTAGCTCAATTAAAAAATCCAATACTATCCGATATCACACGCTTACCTTTGGTACTACGCGAGCAGGGCTCGGGTACACGAACAATTATTGAGAATGCACTAAAAGATAAAAGCATTAATCTATCCGAAGTACAGATAGAAATGATCTTGCCTTCAACAGAGAGTATCAAAGGCTACCTTGCACGTCGCAACAGCTTTGCTTTTTTATCGATTCATACAGTGCAAAAAGAAGTGTTAAATAATCTATTGACCATTGTTGATATCCCACAATTGACAATAGAACGTTATTTCTATTTTACCCATTTATATGGAGGACTTGCCGGTACGCCCAACCAGTTTCTGCAATTCTGTCTGCGGCAAAACTTCAAGTTATAA
- a CDS encoding c-type cytochrome, which produces MEYKKLTDYLKALSWIIVALVITCTTLCVFPLKHDENKKQTDSLELRNDSLITHVSQFKEISFKDNPEGKMASYGEKLIKNTYDYFYDGEVKIGNKLACSSCHLNGGTKAFAAPYVGLTNVFPTYIGRENKVESLEERINGCFERSMNGRAIPENSKEMRAIITYIKNISINTVNKGRLAGQGFIKMDIPNRAADLKHGQLVFENKCTSCHGKDGQGLPQTAGKGYQYPPLWGKDSYNDGAGMARLLTAARFIKANMPLGATYDAPLLKDDEAYDVAAYINSFDRPQKTNKQLDYPNLSKKPKDSPYPPYADNVSLEQHKLGPFNF; this is translated from the coding sequence ATGGAATATAAAAAACTAACAGATTATTTAAAGGCACTCAGCTGGATCATTGTAGCATTGGTTATTACATGTACGACCTTATGTGTATTTCCACTAAAACATGATGAAAACAAAAAGCAAACAGATTCTCTTGAATTGCGCAATGACTCGCTTATTACGCACGTTTCCCAATTTAAGGAAATCTCATTCAAAGATAATCCTGAAGGTAAAATGGCCAGTTATGGTGAAAAGCTAATCAAAAATACATACGATTATTTCTATGATGGGGAGGTCAAAATCGGAAACAAGCTTGCCTGCAGCAGCTGCCATCTCAATGGAGGCACAAAGGCTTTTGCTGCCCCTTATGTCGGGCTCACCAATGTCTTTCCAACCTATATTGGACGAGAAAATAAGGTTGAATCACTTGAAGAGCGTATCAACGGTTGCTTTGAGAGAAGCATGAACGGCCGAGCCATTCCTGAAAATAGCAAGGAAATGAGAGCCATTATCACCTATATCAAAAACATCAGCATAAATACAGTTAATAAAGGTCGGTTGGCAGGCCAAGGATTTATAAAAATGGATATCCCCAACCGTGCCGCGGACTTGAAACATGGTCAATTGGTCTTTGAGAATAAATGTACAAGTTGTCATGGAAAGGATGGTCAGGGGCTACCACAAACAGCGGGAAAAGGATATCAATATCCACCCTTATGGGGAAAAGACAGCTACAATGATGGTGCTGGAATGGCACGATTGCTTACCGCGGCTCGTTTTATCAAAGCTAATATGCCTTTAGGCGCAACTTATGATGCACCTCTGTTGAAAGATGACGAGGCCTATGATGTCGCAGCATATATCAATTCTTTCGATAGACCTCAAAAAACAAACAAGCAATTGGACTATCCCAATCTAAGCAAAAAACCCAAAGATAGCCCCTACCCACCTTATGCCGATAACGTTAGTTTAGAACAACATAAACTCGGACCTTTTAATTTTTAA
- a CDS encoding DsrE family protein: protein MKKQFTIACILVAITTIQAKAQDNKLLLNNHQYSGAVAKKKAYKAIYQLDSNDPKTIEKAIRNINNVLKDPRLKGHLQIELVAFSGGTEAYLKKNSQYEKPLKDLVEKGVIVAQCLNTLEEKHIAKDELFDFIGYVPSGNGELILRANEGWVIVKP from the coding sequence ATGAAAAAACAATTTACAATCGCTTGCATTTTAGTAGCGATAACGACTATTCAAGCGAAAGCACAGGACAATAAATTGTTGCTCAATAACCATCAATACAGCGGTGCCGTTGCTAAGAAAAAAGCGTATAAAGCCATTTATCAGCTGGACAGCAATGATCCAAAAACAATTGAAAAAGCAATCCGTAATATTAACAATGTCTTGAAAGACCCACGGTTAAAAGGACACTTACAGATTGAATTGGTTGCATTTTCCGGTGGTACCGAAGCTTACCTAAAAAAGAACAGCCAATACGAGAAACCATTGAAAGACCTCGTCGAGAAAGGCGTTATCGTTGCACAGTGCCTGAATACGTTGGAAGAGAAACATATTGCCAAAGATGAACTATTTGATTTTATAGGCTATGTTCCTAGCGGAAATGGTGAATTAATCTTAAGAGCAAATGAAGGTTGGGTTATCGTTAAACCATAA
- a CDS encoding substrate-binding domain-containing protein, producing the protein MKNFLPLGLTIALLGAQEIKAQEHRFDPPWNNPPESALNFTVPGIDNIPDLYGDIENPQLTVFFAGNQFMVVDDLLASFKKEYPQYERIFVETLPPGILAKQIKGGSITIGNLRITHKPDIYTASKRAINEMADYFSHTQVYCYNNICLMIPKGNPANIRTLNDLGNDKVRISMPNPQWEGIGEQIKASYKKAGGEQLVKKIMDDKVKDGSTYLTKIHHRESPMRVLDGQADAAPVWASEVVYQKLIGHPVEGITIPDAQNTTATYVAAKLKNAPHTQAADDFLKFMDSPTAKNIYKKYGFTVD; encoded by the coding sequence ATGAAAAATTTTCTACCGCTTGGTCTAACAATAGCATTATTGGGAGCCCAGGAAATTAAGGCACAGGAACATCGTTTTGATCCCCCCTGGAATAATCCACCAGAATCGGCTTTAAATTTTACGGTACCCGGGATAGACAATATTCCAGATCTATATGGTGATATCGAGAATCCGCAGCTTACCGTTTTTTTCGCTGGCAATCAATTTATGGTTGTCGATGATCTACTTGCATCATTCAAAAAAGAATATCCACAATACGAACGTATTTTTGTTGAAACCCTGCCGCCGGGCATTTTAGCGAAACAGATTAAAGGCGGATCAATCACGATAGGCAATCTACGCATTACGCATAAGCCCGATATTTATACAGCGAGCAAACGAGCGATCAACGAGATGGCAGATTACTTCAGCCATACACAGGTTTATTGCTACAACAATATCTGTTTGATGATCCCAAAAGGTAATCCCGCTAATATCAGAACATTGAATGATCTGGGGAATGACAAAGTTCGTATCAGCATGCCTAATCCCCAATGGGAAGGAATTGGGGAGCAGATCAAAGCATCTTATAAAAAAGCCGGGGGCGAGCAACTCGTCAAGAAAATCATGGATGATAAGGTCAAAGATGGCAGCACTTATCTGACCAAGATCCATCATAGGGAAAGCCCCATGCGTGTATTGGATGGACAGGCCGATGCGGCTCCCGTTTGGGCTTCCGAAGTCGTTTACCAAAAACTAATTGGCCATCCAGTTGAAGGGATCACCATTCCTGATGCGCAAAATACAACGGCAACTTACGTTGCTGCAAAGCTTAAAAACGCACCCCATACGCAGGCTGCAGATGACTTTTTAAAATTCATGGACTCGCCAACAGCCAAGAATATTTACAAGAAATATGGTTTCACAGTAGACTAA
- a CDS encoding lysophospholipid acyltransferase family protein — MILLLKKLHRYWYFISVLLVFLLFFPYIYFLARRPEKNYARIARMRRWVSVSGSALAGVFFKVSYESKIDWNRSMVLCPNHTSVLDITALTYLCPAPFSFIGKASLLKNPVTRIFFKTIDIPVTRRSKVSSFKAFQRANELVRNGRSVVIFPEGKIDDSFPPQIHAFKSGAFRIAIQNDVPAVPIIIENAWDIFFDDGSKRGSRPGIVKIHVFNPIETKDFNDDNASELEKVVYDKMHSYWIMKNKSYFHNLENLQKICQERS, encoded by the coding sequence ATGATCCTATTGCTCAAAAAACTCCATCGGTATTGGTATTTTATCAGCGTTCTACTTGTTTTTCTTCTGTTTTTCCCTTACATCTATTTTTTAGCACGGCGTCCCGAAAAAAACTATGCTCGAATCGCCCGCATGCGACGCTGGGTTTCGGTTAGTGGTTCGGCCCTAGCTGGTGTATTTTTTAAGGTGAGCTATGAATCAAAAATAGATTGGAACCGTTCCATGGTATTGTGTCCCAATCATACTTCGGTCTTGGATATAACAGCCCTCACCTATTTGTGCCCAGCTCCTTTTTCATTTATCGGAAAAGCTTCATTGCTTAAAAATCCGGTTACACGTATTTTTTTTAAAACAATAGATATCCCGGTCACAAGAAGAAGTAAAGTATCTTCTTTCAAGGCCTTCCAACGTGCCAATGAACTCGTCAGAAATGGCAGAAGTGTGGTCATCTTTCCAGAAGGAAAAATCGACGATAGTTTTCCGCCACAGATTCACGCATTTAAATCCGGAGCCTTTCGAATCGCTATTCAAAATGACGTTCCCGCAGTACCCATTATCATAGAAAATGCCTGGGATATCTTTTTCGATGACGGTTCGAAAAGAGGATCTCGGCCGGGAATAGTTAAAATACATGTATTCAATCCCATAGAGACAAAAGATTTTAACGATGATAATGCATCAGAACTAGAAAAAGTTGTATATGACAAAATGCATTCCTATTGGATTATGAAGAATAAATCGTATTTTCATAACCTAGAGAACCTCCAAAAAATATGTCAGGAAAGATCTTAA
- a CDS encoding ABC transporter ATP-binding protein, translating to MSGKILIEIKDIAREYQIGAETIHALSSVTLNIHKGEFVALMGPSGSGKSTLMNILGCLDTPSRGEYILNGINVSDMTEDELAEVRNKEIGFVFQTFNLLPKNTALENVALPLIYAGYGKVKREEKATAALESVGLGHRMDHRPNELSGGQRQRVAVARALINDPSIILADEPTGNLDTKTSIEIMGLLEEIHSKGNTIILVTHEEDIALHAHRIVRMRDGLIENDYPNPDIKSVSPRLNALNEKGSDFENI from the coding sequence ATGTCAGGAAAGATCTTAATCGAAATCAAGGATATTGCCAGAGAATACCAAATTGGTGCGGAAACAATTCATGCCTTAAGCTCTGTTACTCTCAACATCCACAAAGGAGAATTTGTTGCCTTAATGGGACCTTCAGGATCGGGCAAATCCACGTTAATGAATATTCTCGGTTGTTTGGACACGCCTAGCCGAGGAGAATACATCCTCAACGGGATTAATGTCAGTGACATGACGGAAGATGAACTCGCCGAAGTAAGGAACAAAGAAATTGGTTTTGTCTTTCAAACTTTTAACCTACTACCAAAAAATACAGCACTTGAGAACGTTGCTCTGCCCTTAATTTATGCAGGTTATGGTAAGGTTAAACGGGAGGAAAAAGCCACAGCGGCATTGGAAAGTGTTGGCCTAGGGCATCGTATGGATCATAGGCCTAACGAGCTCTCAGGAGGACAACGACAACGTGTTGCTGTTGCTAGGGCATTGATCAACGATCCTTCCATTATACTTGCCGATGAGCCGACAGGAAACCTTGACACCAAAACCTCCATTGAAATTATGGGCCTACTGGAAGAAATTCACTCCAAAGGCAATACCATTATTCTAGTGACACATGAAGAGGATATCGCATTACATGCACATCGCATTGTGCGCATGCGAGATGGCTTGATCGAAAATGATTATCCAAACCCCGACATCAAATCCGTGTCACCAAGACTGAATGCGTTAAACGAAAAGGGAAGTGACTTTGAGAATATCTAA
- a CDS encoding DUF2795 domain-containing protein, giving the protein MYWTLELASHLEDAPWPATKDELIDYAIRSGAPVEVIENLQSLEDDGEPYENIEEIWPDYPTKDDFFFNEDEY; this is encoded by the coding sequence ATGTATTGGACATTAGAATTAGCTTCGCATCTAGAAGATGCACCATGGCCAGCAACAAAAGATGAATTAATCGATTACGCTATTCGTTCGGGTGCACCTGTTGAGGTGATTGAAAACTTACAATCTCTTGAGGACGATGGTGAGCCATATGAAAATATCGAAGAAATTTGGCCCGACTATCCAACAAAAGACGATTTCTTCTTCAATGAAGATGAATACTAA
- the trpD gene encoding anthranilate phosphoribosyltransferase — translation MKEILAHLFEYKTFSRQEAYEILTNIAMGKYDSHQIAAFMTAYGMRSIRVEELGGFRDAMYDLCLKLDFNGYDLIDLCGTGGDGKNTFNISTIASFVTAGAGYHVAKHGNIGVSSSCGSSNVMEYLGYQFSNDKSELQRQLDEANICFLHAPLFHPAMKTVAPIRRALGVKTFFNMLGPLTNPSNPRFQSVGVFSLELARLYGYLYQNTNKQYSIIHALDGYDEISMTGDFKVINNQGENYYNMEELGFTPVSAQELTGGETIADAAQTFLSILNNQGTDVQNNVVLTNAAFAIKTFNPEKTFGDCFYEAESSLMGGKALRSFQKLIKK, via the coding sequence ATGAAAGAAATTTTAGCGCATTTATTTGAATACAAGACATTTTCTCGGCAAGAGGCCTACGAGATTCTAACCAACATTGCCATGGGCAAATATGACAGTCACCAAATTGCGGCATTTATGACGGCTTATGGTATGCGCAGTATTCGCGTTGAAGAGCTTGGCGGGTTTAGAGATGCGATGTATGATTTATGCCTCAAGCTGGATTTTAACGGTTATGATTTAATTGACCTTTGCGGTACAGGTGGGGATGGTAAAAATACCTTCAATATCTCGACAATAGCATCCTTTGTCACCGCTGGAGCTGGTTATCATGTCGCCAAACACGGTAATATCGGGGTATCTTCGAGCTGTGGTTCATCCAATGTCATGGAATATTTAGGCTATCAGTTCAGCAACGACAAGTCGGAACTACAACGCCAGCTTGATGAAGCCAATATCTGTTTCCTACATGCACCATTGTTTCACCCTGCCATGAAAACCGTTGCCCCGATACGTCGTGCATTGGGTGTTAAGACTTTCTTTAACATGCTGGGACCATTGACAAATCCTTCCAATCCCAGATTTCAGTCCGTTGGTGTATTTAGTTTAGAATTAGCGCGACTGTATGGTTATCTATATCAAAACACCAACAAACAATATTCCATTATTCATGCCTTGGACGGTTATGATGAAATATCCATGACCGGTGATTTTAAAGTAATCAACAACCAAGGAGAGAATTACTACAACATGGAAGAACTTGGTTTTACCCCAGTCTCAGCTCAGGAGTTGACGGGAGGTGAAACGATAGCAGATGCGGCCCAGACATTCTTATCTATATTGAACAATCAGGGTACAGATGTGCAGAACAATGTTGTTTTGACCAACGCCGCATTTGCAATTAAGACCTTTAACCCCGAAAAAACTTTTGGCGACTGTTTTTATGAAGCAGAAAGTTCATTGATGGGAGGTAAAGCTTTGCGCAGTTTCCAAAAACTAATCAAAAAATAA
- a CDS encoding phosphoribosylanthranilate isomerase: MAIKVKVCGMKYPDNITAVASLGIDYMGFIFYDQSKRYVGQSSSAYIKDLDSLSKVGVFVNASLSEILDKITEFQLNAIQLHGNESAEFCLELKEKSAVSIVKAFGVDQNFDWIQLDLYAKIVDYFLFDTKSSSYGGTGVQFDWSLLDQYKLTTPYFLSGGLDPENIKTALERNDPRLYALDLNSKFEVEPGLKDIELLSQSINTIRK, encoded by the coding sequence ATGGCGATCAAAGTAAAAGTTTGTGGCATGAAATATCCCGACAATATAACGGCTGTAGCCTCCCTGGGCATCGATTATATGGGATTTATATTTTATGATCAATCCAAACGTTATGTTGGTCAAAGCTCCTCCGCATATATTAAGGATCTTGACAGCCTAAGTAAGGTCGGAGTTTTCGTTAATGCCAGCCTTTCAGAAATTCTAGATAAAATAACTGAATTCCAATTAAATGCAATTCAACTGCATGGAAATGAATCTGCAGAATTCTGTCTTGAATTGAAAGAAAAATCAGCAGTTAGCATCGTGAAAGCCTTCGGAGTCGATCAAAACTTTGACTGGATACAGCTGGATCTTTACGCTAAAATTGTAGACTACTTTTTATTTGATACAAAAAGTAGTTCCTATGGTGGTACAGGAGTGCAATTTGACTGGTCCCTATTGGACCAATACAAACTTACCACCCCCTATTTTCTCAGCGGCGGTTTAGATCCCGAAAATATCAAAACAGCGCTAGAAAGAAATGATCCACGGCTATATGCACTGGATTTAAATTCAAAATTTGAAGTAGAACCCGGCTTAAAAGATATTGAGCTATTAAGCCAAAGTATAAATACTATTAGAAAATGA
- the trpB gene encoding tryptophan synthase subunit beta, with protein MSIYQVNEKGYYGPFGGAYIPEMLYPNVKELREEYLKIIEEESFQEEFNQLLSDYVGRPSPLYHAKRLSEKYGTTIYLKREDLNHTGAHKINNTIGQILLAERLGKKRIIAETGAGQHGVATATVCALKGIQCAVYMGEVDIQRQAPNVARMKMMGAEVIPATSGSKTLKDATNEALRDWINNPVDTHYIIGSVVGPHPYPDMVARFQSIISEETKKQLLTKTGRENPDIVLACVGGGSNAAGMFYHYLDEESVQLYAVEAAGHGVDSGESAATTALGKEGVLHGSRSILMQTADGQVIEPYSISAGLDYPGIGPQHAWLFKSGRGNYVSVTDDEAMQAGLELTRLEGIIPAIESSHALAYLEKIPFKGDETVVVCLSGRGDKDLDNYMKYFDF; from the coding sequence ATGAGTATATATCAAGTCAATGAAAAAGGATACTATGGTCCCTTTGGAGGAGCCTATATCCCTGAGATGCTCTATCCAAATGTGAAAGAGCTACGTGAAGAATATCTCAAAATTATCGAAGAAGAGAGCTTTCAGGAGGAATTTAACCAACTGCTCAGTGATTATGTCGGACGTCCTTCTCCATTATATCATGCCAAGCGTCTTTCTGAAAAATATGGAACTACGATTTACTTAAAACGGGAGGACCTTAACCATACCGGAGCGCATAAAATCAACAATACCATTGGCCAAATTCTATTGGCGGAACGCTTGGGTAAAAAGCGCATCATTGCGGAGACAGGCGCAGGACAGCATGGCGTTGCCACAGCTACCGTTTGTGCGCTGAAAGGTATACAATGTGCAGTGTACATGGGAGAAGTTGATATTCAACGTCAAGCTCCAAATGTAGCACGGATGAAAATGATGGGTGCCGAAGTTATTCCTGCGACATCGGGCTCCAAAACGCTAAAGGATGCCACCAATGAAGCTTTGCGAGATTGGATCAACAACCCTGTCGACACCCATTATATCATTGGGTCTGTTGTGGGACCACACCCTTATCCCGATATGGTTGCTCGCTTTCAGTCGATTATTTCTGAAGAAACGAAAAAACAGCTTTTGACAAAAACAGGAAGAGAAAATCCAGATATCGTATTGGCTTGTGTCGGAGGAGGCTCCAATGCGGCAGGTATGTTCTATCATTACTTAGATGAAGAATCGGTTCAATTGTATGCCGTAGAGGCTGCAGGCCACGGTGTTGATTCAGGCGAATCCGCTGCGACAACAGCATTAGGAAAAGAGGGGGTTTTACATGGAAGCCGATCTATACTGATGCAAACAGCGGATGGCCAGGTCATAGAACCTTACTCCATATCAGCAGGACTTGACTACCCCGGTATTGGCCCCCAACATGCTTGGTTATTCAAATCTGGCAGAGGTAACTATGTCAGTGTGACCGACGACGAAGCGATGCAGGCCGGTCTTGAGCTTACGCGACTAGAAGGTATCATACCAGCTATTGAAAGTTCTCACGCACTGGCTTATTTGGAAAAAATACCTTTTAAAGGTGATGAGACTGTCGTTGTCTGTCTTTCTGGACGTGGTGACAAGGATCTAGATAATTATATGAAATACTTTGATTTTTAA
- the trpA gene encoding tryptophan synthase subunit alpha: protein MNTIEKKEGTPLLSIYFTAGYPTLDSTISIAKKLEEAGADFLEIGFPYSDPVADGPVIQHSSEVSLANGMTVEKLFDQLIDLRKHVSIPVFLMGYFNPVLQFGVERFCEACKNVGVNGVIIPDLPMDEYEELYKETFEKNGIANIFIVTPQTSEERIRKIDSLSRSFIYLLSSNATTGKTLDVGDNTAAYFKRIHDLQLKNPLIVGFGISDKPTFQKASKHTAGAIIGTAFVKRLKEPDYLAQIPAFIASIKA from the coding sequence ATGAATACAATTGAAAAAAAAGAAGGTACTCCCCTTTTATCGATATATTTTACCGCTGGATATCCAACATTGGACAGCACAATAAGTATTGCAAAGAAATTGGAAGAAGCTGGCGCGGATTTTTTGGAAATCGGGTTTCCTTATTCCGACCCAGTGGCGGATGGACCTGTCATTCAGCACAGTTCAGAAGTTTCTTTGGCGAATGGCATGACCGTAGAAAAACTGTTTGATCAATTGATTGACCTCCGCAAACATGTCAGCATCCCCGTATTTTTGATGGGCTACTTTAATCCAGTGCTCCAATTTGGTGTTGAAAGATTCTGTGAAGCATGTAAGAATGTAGGCGTGAACGGTGTCATTATACCTGACCTACCCATGGATGAATACGAAGAACTTTACAAAGAGACGTTCGAGAAAAATGGGATTGCAAATATATTCATTGTAACACCACAGACTTCTGAAGAACGAATCAGAAAAATAGACAGCCTTTCAAGAAGCTTTATTTATTTACTTTCTTCCAATGCAACGACGGGTAAAACGCTTGATGTTGGAGACAATACAGCAGCTTACTTCAAGCGGATACATGATCTTCAATTAAAAAACCCATTGATCGTTGGTTTCGGTATCTCCGATAAACCTACCTTTCAAAAAGCAAGTAAGCATACGGCCGGTGCCATTATCGGTACAGCATTTGTCAAACGGCTAAAAGAACCGGATTATCTTGCACAGATTCCAGCATTTATTGCGTCTATCAAAGCTTAA